From Candidatus Sphingomonas colombiensis, one genomic window encodes:
- a CDS encoding BON domain-containing protein, producing the protein MYKTDNQLQHDVIAELDWEPSVDATDIGVAVHEGVVTLSGFVKSYPEKKAAEKATRRVAGVKAIAEEIGVRLASDPKTADHEIAKRIVDIFHWNVLIPSDEITIKVEHGLVTLSGTVEWSYQRDEARNAAGRINGVIGISNLIEISQASANVDIKERITAAFKRQAIFDTGAISVSTKGGTVYLGGRVSHWSARGIAERAAWAAPGVTEVRDDIIVAV; encoded by the coding sequence ATGTATAAGACCGATAATCAATTGCAGCATGACGTGATCGCCGAACTGGATTGGGAGCCCAGCGTCGATGCCACCGATATCGGCGTTGCCGTTCACGAAGGCGTCGTTACCCTTTCAGGGTTTGTGAAAAGCTATCCGGAGAAAAAGGCTGCGGAGAAAGCGACCCGCCGCGTCGCCGGGGTGAAGGCAATCGCCGAAGAAATCGGGGTTCGTCTCGCATCGGATCCGAAGACCGCTGATCACGAGATCGCCAAGCGGATCGTCGATATATTCCACTGGAACGTGCTGATCCCGTCGGATGAAATCACGATCAAGGTAGAACATGGCTTGGTGACGCTGAGCGGTACGGTCGAATGGTCGTATCAACGCGACGAGGCCCGCAACGCGGCCGGGCGTATCAATGGCGTAATCGGGATCAGCAACCTGATCGAGATCAGCCAGGCCTCCGCCAATGTGGACATCAAGGAGCGAATTACCGCCGCTTTCAAACGGCAGGCGATCTTTGATACCGGCGCGATCAGCGTGAGCACCAAAGGAGGGACCGTTTACCTCGGCGGACGCGTCAGCCACTGGAGCGCGCGCGGCATCGCCGAACGAGCGGCATGGGCGGCACCCGGTGTAACCGAGGTCAGGGACGATATTATAGTCGCGGTTTGA
- a CDS encoding universal stress protein codes for MIKTILALVEEAKRAEAFIASVATLARQLQAHVVFDIVTAAPLISPRLAPFGTLNPVPGERRQIRGEQERALRPLIPDDISSEVMSQIDDVDRVPTDVREATPLADLIMIAPPEDWEIEWLRRHVIETLLLSSGTALMLLPAGRAVRRVDHAVLGWRPDAHTVRALHELVALAEPGARIDVTYVKRDVADQPDVPLGRVAAMLARHGFGVETYMLKRGERVSERLSAFTLEQGADLLAVGGYGHTRARELVLGGVTRQLVLEPRLPILMVH; via the coding sequence ATGATCAAGACAATTCTGGCGCTGGTCGAAGAGGCAAAACGTGCCGAGGCCTTCATCGCTTCCGTTGCGACGCTAGCGCGGCAGCTACAGGCGCATGTCGTCTTCGATATCGTGACCGCCGCTCCCCTTATTTCTCCCCGACTTGCCCCTTTCGGAACGCTCAACCCGGTGCCTGGCGAACGCAGGCAGATCCGCGGCGAGCAGGAACGGGCGCTTCGTCCTCTCATTCCCGACGATATCAGCAGCGAGGTGATGTCACAGATCGACGATGTCGACCGGGTGCCGACCGATGTGCGCGAAGCCACGCCGCTCGCTGATCTGATCATGATCGCGCCGCCGGAGGACTGGGAGATCGAATGGCTTCGTCGACACGTGATCGAAACACTCCTGCTGTCCTCCGGTACGGCGCTGATGCTTCTTCCTGCGGGACGGGCAGTACGGCGTGTTGACCATGCCGTGCTGGGCTGGAGGCCGGACGCCCACACCGTGCGCGCGCTTCACGAACTTGTCGCGCTGGCCGAACCGGGGGCGAGGATCGATGTCACCTATGTCAAACGAGATGTCGCGGACCAACCCGATGTGCCGCTCGGACGGGTGGCGGCAATGCTCGCCCGACATGGCTTCGGGGTCGAAACCTATATGCTCAAACGAGGCGAGCGAGTATCCGAGCGACTGTCGGCGTTCACGCTAGAACAGGGCGCTGACCTGCTCGCTGTCGGTGGCTATGGCCACACGCGAGCACGCGAGCTTGTTCTCGGCGGAGTGACCCGGCAGCTCGTCCTGGAGCCACGCCTCCCTATTCTTATGGTGCATTGA
- the chrA gene encoding chromate efflux transporter, whose translation MNSTGSGRGTATEVFHAFLKLGLTSFGGPIAHLGYFRDELVTRRRWLDDAGYAELVGLCQFLPGPASSQVGFALGLMRAGPLGGLAAWTAFTLPSALLMMGFAVVAGSRSGPAVDSVVHGLKLAAVAIVAQALLGMARTLTPDIRRAMIAISAGATMLFLAYPLAQVALIAAGACAGMLLCRGSPAPRADIMGWHPSRRSGALLLAIFAILLVSLPFLAAIGAWAALVGIFYRAGALVFGGGHVVLPLLQASLVPGWMSNDTFLAGYGAAQAVPGPLFTLASYLGAVAMPQATAVGASLALVAIFAPGLLLIAGLMPFRRAIASNRRVSAAIAGINAAVVGLLGAALYNPVTISALGSGLDIVIVVVGFLALQLRLAPVAIVFWSVGAALLFSH comes from the coding sequence GTGAACAGCACCGGAAGCGGGCGGGGCACGGCAACTGAGGTCTTCCACGCGTTTTTGAAGCTCGGCCTCACTTCATTCGGCGGCCCAATTGCACATCTTGGCTATTTTCGCGACGAACTGGTGACACGCCGCCGCTGGCTGGATGATGCGGGCTATGCCGAATTGGTGGGGCTGTGCCAGTTCCTGCCAGGACCGGCATCGAGTCAGGTCGGCTTCGCGCTGGGACTAATGCGCGCGGGCCCATTGGGCGGCCTCGCTGCGTGGACAGCCTTTACCTTGCCTTCCGCGCTTCTGATGATGGGTTTCGCTGTTGTTGCCGGATCGCGCTCCGGCCCGGCTGTCGATAGTGTTGTTCACGGCCTCAAGCTGGCGGCGGTGGCGATTGTCGCGCAGGCGCTGCTCGGCATGGCGCGAACGCTCACCCCGGATATCCGTCGCGCCATGATCGCCATTTCGGCGGGAGCGACGATGCTTTTTCTGGCGTACCCGCTGGCGCAGGTCGCGTTGATTGCGGCTGGAGCATGCGCGGGGATGTTGCTCTGCCGTGGCTCGCCGGCGCCTCGCGCGGATATTATGGGCTGGCATCCTTCGCGCCGAAGCGGTGCCTTGCTGCTCGCTATTTTTGCGATTCTACTGGTTTCCCTTCCGTTTCTGGCGGCGATCGGAGCCTGGGCGGCGCTTGTTGGGATCTTTTACCGGGCAGGTGCGCTGGTATTTGGTGGCGGTCATGTCGTGCTACCGTTGTTGCAGGCGAGCCTCGTCCCTGGCTGGATGAGTAACGACACATTCCTTGCGGGTTACGGTGCCGCGCAAGCGGTTCCCGGCCCCTTGTTTACGCTCGCCTCCTATCTCGGAGCGGTGGCCATGCCGCAAGCAACGGCTGTTGGGGCATCGCTCGCGCTTGTCGCGATTTTCGCACCGGGGCTCCTGCTCATCGCGGGTCTGATGCCGTTCCGCCGCGCTATCGCTTCGAACCGTCGCGTGAGCGCGGCGATCGCGGGCATCAACGCCGCCGTTGTCGGGTTATTGGGTGCGGCGCTTTATAATCCTGTCACGATTAGTGCACTTGGCTCCGGGCTTGACATCGTAATAGTTGTGGTGGGGTTTCTGGCGCTACAATTGAGATTGGCACCGGTCGCGATCGTCTTTTGGTCCGTGGGGGCCGCTTTATTGTTTTCTCATTGA